The following are from one region of the Polaribacter marinaquae genome:
- a CDS encoding nuclear transport factor 2 family protein — protein sequence MNLENNKKNAIAFYKMAYEGNPEKAVALYVGDTYIQHNPLVADAPQAFIDYFTRMHKEYQDKSIQFVRTIAEGDLVALHTHQIWPGNDQYVTMDFFRFTDDGKIVEHWDSIQQVPKTSANNNTMY from the coding sequence ATGAATCTCGAAAACAATAAAAAAAATGCCATTGCATTTTATAAAATGGCTTACGAAGGCAATCCAGAAAAGGCTGTAGCCTTGTATGTTGGTGACACCTATATTCAGCACAACCCTTTGGTAGCAGATGCCCCGCAAGCATTTATCGATTATTTTACTAGAATGCACAAAGAGTATCAAGACAAGTCTATTCAGTTTGTAAGAACAATTGCAGAAGGCGATTTGGTGGCACTACACACACATCAAATTTGGCCAGGAAATGACCAATATGTTACTATGGATTTCTTTAGATTTACAGATGATGGTAAAATTGTTGAGCATTGGGATAGCATACAGCAAGTGCCTAAAACATCTGCCAACAATAATACGATGTACTAA